TGGGCACCATCTGCGCGCTCTTGCCCACCGAGGCGCCGCCGAAGACGATCGCCTTCTCGATCTCGGCGTCGGTCACCTTCTGCTGCCAGGCGGCATCGGCGTAGTTCTGCGGCTTGGGGTTCAACGCCGCGGCGCCCGGGCCGTCGCCGCGGCCGAACTGCCCGTGGCAGGTGGCGCAGCGCGTCTGGAAGATGTCGTGCGCCTCCTTGCGGTCGGCCGCGGAGATGTTCACGCCACCGCTGGAGCCGCCGCCGCCGCAACCGCTCATCACCATCAGGGCGACGGCGCCGCTCGCGGCCGTCGCGACCTGGAATCGCATCCGGATTCGCTTCATGAAAATTCCCCCTCGTTCGCAGGCGCGGCGACAGGACCGCACCCGCCCCCACACGATCCGCACAGACGGCGGCGGGCGCCAAGCATTTCGGCACCCGCCGGGAATTCGCCACCTGGGTGGGAGGTCAGGCCTCGATCAGGGCCTCCGCGCATTCGCCCGGCGGCGGCAGCGGGATGATCACGCCGGCGCGCGAGCCGCCGACCGTCAGCAGCTTGTCCTTGGGGCAGCCTTCGTCCCGGTAGGCGATCGGCAGCAGGTCGGGATGCGTCAGTCCGAGCATCTCCTGGTACCAGCCCGCATAGGCCCAGTCTGAGCCGCGGCCCGCCTCGGCGATCAGAGGGAACTCCTCGATGAAGCGCAGCGCCAGCTTCACCGGGTCCAGGTTCGCGGCGTACGACCAGTCGAAGTACTTGGCGCCGGCGCCACTGGTGTAGTGTGCCGAAAGATGTTCCCAGTCCACCAGGCGCGCGCCGTGCCTGATCGAGATGTTGGTGATGGGCGTGATGGAGCAGCGCCAGTGCTCGCCGCCTTCGGGCGACAGACCGGGCGCGATGCGCAGGCGCTGGTGCCCCTTGCGATGCAGCTCGCTGACCATCAACAGGACCTTGCGATAGACGACGTCTTCCACGGCCGTGCTCCGGTGGGCTGGCTGGTACCTGGAAACCCCGCGACCCGGGCGGGCCGGCTGCGGGGAATGCATTATCGGCCATTCGGGCTGCGGATTGAGAGGCCGGCTGGCATGCGACCACGGCCGGATCCATCGCAGCATAGAATATGCCCATCATTATCATTGTTGATGTTTTGCCGCCCACGGGCGTCCATTTCGTCCGTTTTTCGCCATACTTGCGCCGGCGCAACAGCCCTTGCCCCCATCCCACCATTCATCTAGAATGACATCCATTATCATCCTGTTTACAGCCTCCCGTACCGACCCGAGGAGCCCACCCTCATGCAGGACGACGACCGCACATTGCCCGTTGGTCCCGACGACGACCGCACGCTCCCGCTCGATCGCGCCGAGGGCGGCGCGCGCCCGGACGAGGATGTCGGCGCGGTGATCGGGGTCTATCACCTGGTCGGTCGCCTGGGACAGGGCGGCATGGGTGACGTCTTCCTGGCCGAGCAGTCCGAGCCGATCAGGCGGCGCGTCGCACTGAAGGTCATCAAGCAGGGCATGGACACGCGCGCGGTCGTCGCGCGCTTCGACGCCGAACGCCAGGCACTGGCCCTGATGGACCATCCCTGCATCGCGAAGGTGCTGGATGCCGGCGCCACCGCGCGCGGGCGCCCGTTCTTCGTGATGGAGTACGTCGACGGACTGCCCATCACCGACTACTGCAATCGCCACAGCCTGGGCACGCGCGAGCGGCTCGAGCTGTTCGTGCGCGTCTGCGAAGGCGTGCAGCATGCGCACCAGAAGGCCGTCAT
This genomic window from bacterium contains:
- a CDS encoding c-type cytochrome codes for the protein MKRIRMRFQVATAASGAVALMVMSGCGGGGSSGGVNISAADRKEAHDIFQTRCATCHGQFGRGDGPGAAALNPKPQNYADAAWQQKVTDAEIEKAIVFGGASVGKSAQMVPNPDLEAKPGVVAALREKVRSFGEQ